From Carya illinoinensis cultivar Pawnee chromosome 5, C.illinoinensisPawnee_v1, whole genome shotgun sequence, one genomic window encodes:
- the LOC122310178 gene encoding MLP-like protein 423 produces the protein YKNGRSIGKLDVEVEVKSDADKFWGIIRDSATILPKAFPNDYQSIEVVEGDGKSVGSVRLIKYGEGSPIVKISKEKIDNFDEANKTVAFTVIDGDLLKFYKHFKCHITVTPKGDGSLATWLCEFQKTSDEVPDPHVIKDFVEKNFKELDEFVLKQ, from the exons tataagaatgGCAGATCCATTGGCAAGCTTGATGTAGAAGTTGAGGTGAAGTCTGATGCAGATAAGTTCTGGGGAATCATTAGGGATTCTGCCACCATCCTACCTAAGGCCTTCCCTAATGACTACCAGAGCATTGAAGTTGTTGAAGGCGATGGAAAGTCCGTTGGTTCTGTTCGTCTAATCAAATATGGGGAag GTTCTCCTATTGTCAAGATTTCGAAGGAGAAGATCGACAATTTTGATGAAGCAAACAAGACAGTTGCTTTTACTGTGATAGATGGGGACCTGCTCAAATTCTACAAGCATTTCAAATGCCACATTACTGTGACTCCAAAGGGAGATGGAAGCCTGGCAACATGGCTATGCGAGTTTCAGAAGACTAGTGACGAGGTTCCAGATCCACATGTCATCAAGGACTTTGTAGAGAAGAACTTCAAGGAGCTGGACGAGTTTGTTCTCAAGCAATAA